The following coding sequences lie in one Bacteroidota bacterium genomic window:
- a CDS encoding rhomboid family intramembrane serine protease → MGFRVLPPVVKNLLIINGLFFLATISFQTSFGLDLTKTLGLHFPLASDFRPWQFITYMFMHGGFAHILFNMFALWMFGYALENVWGGKRFLVYYMVTGIGAGMVYLIWIWFQMRPDIQAMDRFLATASVESLQQFTSEHTFRVSRFSGPIWHEFQKFERNLSLISLNPFDTRALSEALEFVSLYRDYYLNQFVVVGASGAVFGILLAFGMMFPNSLIYLYFFIPIRAKYFVILYGAFELFEGVMNRPGNNIAHFAHLGGMIFGYFLIRYWKKKGEFYELN, encoded by the coding sequence ATGGGATTCAGGGTTTTGCCCCCTGTGGTAAAAAACCTGCTTATCATAAATGGTCTTTTCTTTCTGGCGACCATTTCCTTTCAAACGAGCTTTGGCCTCGACCTGACCAAAACCCTTGGTCTTCACTTTCCGCTGGCTTCCGATTTCAGGCCGTGGCAGTTTATCACCTATATGTTTATGCACGGCGGCTTTGCACACATCCTGTTCAACATGTTTGCCCTGTGGATGTTTGGCTACGCACTGGAAAACGTATGGGGTGGGAAACGATTCCTCGTTTATTACATGGTAACCGGAATAGGCGCCGGCATGGTTTACCTGATCTGGATCTGGTTTCAGATGAGGCCTGATATACAGGCAATGGATCGCTTTCTTGCCACTGCAAGTGTGGAAAGTTTGCAACAATTTACCTCTGAACATACTTTCCGTGTGAGCAGGTTCTCCGGCCCCATCTGGCATGAGTTCCAGAAATTCGAACGAAACCTGAGCCTGATCTCGCTCAATCCATTCGATACCAGAGCATTAAGCGAAGCTTTGGAATTTGTTTCGCTTTACCGCGACTATTACCTCAATCAATTTGTGGTGGTGGGCGCCTCGGGTGCAGTGTTTGGTATCCTGCTTGCATTTGGCATGATGTTTCCCAACTCATTGATTTACTTGTATTTCTTTATCCCGATCAGGGCCAAGTATTTTGTCATCCTATATGGTGCATTCGAACTTTTCGAAGGGGTGATGAACCGTCCCGGAAACAACATCGCCCATTTTGCCCACCTCGGAGGCATGATCTTTGGTTATTTCCTGATCCGTTACTGGAAGAAAAAAGGTGAGTTCTACGAACTGAACTGA
- a CDS encoding rhomboid family intramembrane serine protease — translation MAYYAYNQGNAGDAIKSFFRKPSALPRLILVNLAVFAVIYLISLFLWLFSAVPRSDVSQIIAGWLAVPSEWSRLVQKPWTIVTYMFLHLGLLHLLFNMWMLYFGGSLFLRYLSDRQMLATYVFGGFSGALVYILSYNFLPVFIQANPYAVALGASASVLAIVVAIAAWVPNYPVDLLLIGRVRIKHIAIALVIIDFFSIQGANPGGHLAHLGGALWGFIYARLMRRGYDPAVVFNFAGVFRRKPKFRTYPGERRQRPETDEQYNMRKQAEQQVIDEILDKIARSGYDSLSNKEKDILFKNSNRRS, via the coding sequence ATGGCTTATTATGCTTATAATCAGGGAAATGCGGGGGATGCGATCAAAAGCTTTTTCCGTAAGCCCTCCGCCCTTCCAAGGCTTATTCTGGTAAACCTGGCAGTTTTTGCCGTCATTTATCTGATTAGCCTGTTTTTGTGGCTCTTCAGTGCTGTGCCCCGGTCGGATGTTTCACAAATAATTGCCGGATGGCTTGCTGTGCCTTCAGAATGGTCGAGACTTGTGCAGAAACCCTGGACCATAGTCACATACATGTTTTTGCATCTGGGGCTGCTGCATCTGCTCTTCAATATGTGGATGTTGTATTTTGGAGGAAGCCTGTTTCTGCGTTACCTAAGCGACAGGCAGATGCTGGCAACCTATGTGTTTGGCGGCTTTTCCGGGGCATTGGTGTACATCCTGTCCTACAATTTTTTACCTGTTTTCATTCAGGCCAATCCTTATGCGGTGGCACTTGGAGCTTCGGCTTCGGTGCTGGCAATTGTGGTTGCCATTGCCGCATGGGTGCCAAACTATCCGGTGGATTTGTTGCTAATCGGCCGCGTGCGGATCAAGCATATTGCTATCGCATTGGTAATCATCGACTTTTTTAGTATTCAGGGTGCTAATCCAGGAGGCCACCTGGCACATCTGGGGGGCGCCTTGTGGGGCTTTATTTATGCCAGACTCATGCGCAGAGGCTACGACCCGGCTGTGGTCTTCAACTTTGCAGGAGTGTTTCGCAGAAAACCAAAATTCAGAACCTATCCGGGAGAGCGCAGGCAAAGGCCGGAGACTGACGAGCAATACAACATGCGAAAACAGGCTGAGCAACAGGTGATTGATGAAATCCTGGATAAAATAGCCAGAAGTGGCTACGACAGCCTGAGCAATAAGGAAAAAGATATCCTGTTTAAAAACAGCAACCGAAGAAGCTAA